From Triticum aestivum cultivar Chinese Yumai mitochondrion, complete genome, a single genomic window includes:
- the atp1 gene encoding atp1, whose translation MEFSPRAAELTTLLESRMTNFYTNFQVDEIGRVVSVGDGIARVYGLNEIQAGEMVEFASGVKGIALNLENENVGIVVFGSDTAIKEGDLVKRTGSIVDVPAGKAMLGRVVDALGVPIDGKGALSDHERRRVEVKAPGIIERKSVHEPMQTGLKAVDSLVPIGRGQRELIIGDRQTGKTAIAIDTILNQKQMNSRGTNESETLYCVYVAIGQKRSTVAQLVQILSEANALEYSILVAATASDPAPLQFLAPYSGCAMGEYFRDNGMHALIIYDDLSKQAVAYRQMSLLLRRPPGREAFPGDVFYLHSRLLERAAKRSDQTGAGSSTALPVIETQAGDVSAYIPTNVISITDGQICLETELFYRGIRPAINVGLSVSRVGSAAQLKAMKQVCGSSKLELAQYREVAAFAQFGSDLDAATQALLNRGARLTEVPKQPQYEPLPIEKQIVVIYAAVNGFCDRMPLDRISQYEKAILSTINPELQKSFLEKGGLTNERKMEPDASLKESTLPYL comes from the coding sequence ATGGAATTCTCACCCAGAGCTGCGGAACTCACGACTCTATTAGAAAGTAGAATGACCAACTTTTACACGAATTTTCAAGTGGATGAGATCGGTCGAGTGGTCTCAGTTGGAGATGGGATTGCACGTGTTTATGGATTGAACGAGATTCAAGCAGGAGAAATGGTGGAATTTGCCAGCGGTGTGAAAGGAATCGCCTTAAATCTTGAGAATGAGAATGTAGGTATTGTTGTCTTTGGTAGTGATACCGCTATTAAAGAAGGAGATCTTGTCAAGCGCACTGGATCTATTGTGGATGTTCCTGCGGGAAAGGCCATGTTAGGCCGTGTGGTCGACGCCTTGGGAGTACCTATTGATGGAAAAGGGGCTCTAAGCGATCACGAACGAAGACGTGTCGAAGTGAAAGCCCCAGGGATTATTGAACGTAAATCTGTGCACGAACCCATGCAAACAGGCTTAAAAGCAGTGGATAGCCTGGTTCCTATAGGCCGTGGTCAACGAGAACTTATAATCGGGGACAGACAAACTGGAAAAACTGCAATAGCTATCGATACTATATTAAACCAAAAGCAAATGAACTCAAGGGGCACAAATGAGAGTGAGACATTGTATTGTGTCTATGTTGCGATTGGACAAAAACGCTCGACTGTGGCACAATTAGTTCAAATTCTTTCAGAAGCGAATGCTTTGGAATATTCCATTCTTGTAGCAGCCACCGCTTCGGATCCTGCTCCTCTGCAATTTCTGGCCCCATATTCAGGGTGTGCCATGGGGGAATATTTCCGCGATAATGGAATGCACGCATTAATTATATATGATGATCTAAGTAAACAGGCGGTGGCATATCGACAAATGTCATTATTGTTACGCCGACCACCAGGCCGTGAGGCTTTCCCAGGGGATGTTTTCTATTTACATTCCCGTCTCTTAGAAAGAGCCGCTAAACGATCGGACCAGACAGGTGCAGGTAGCTCGACTGCGTTACCCGTGATTGAAACACAAGCTGGAGACGTATCGGCCTATATCCCCACCAATGTGATCTCCATTACAGATGGACAAATCTGTTTGGAAACAGAGCTCTTTTATCGCGGAATTAGACCAGCTATTAACGTTGGCTTATCCGTCAGTCGCGTCGGGTCTGCCGCTCAGTTGAAAGCTATGAAACAAGTCTGCGGTAGTTCAAAACTGGAATTGGCACAATATCGCGAAGTGGCCGCCTTCGCTCAATTTGGGTCAGACCTTGATGCTGCGACTCAGGCATTACTCAATAGAGGTGCAAGGCTTACAGAAGTGCCCAAACAACCACAATATGAACCACTTCCAATTGAAAAACAAATTGTTGTGATTTATGCTGCTGTCAACGGCTTCTGTGATCGAATGCCACTAGACAGAATTTCTCAATATGAAAAAGCCATTCTAAGTACTATTAATCCAGAATTACAAAAATCCTTCTTAGAAAAAGGTGGCTTAACTAACGAAAGAAAGATGGAACCAGATGCTTCTTTAAAAGAAAGCACTTTGCCTTACCTGTGA
- the atp9 gene encoding atp9 — protein MLEGAKSIGAGAATIALAGAAVGIGNVLSSLIHSVARNPSLAKQSFGYAILGFALTEAIALFAPMMAFLISFVFRSHKKS, from the coding sequence ATGTTAGAAGGTGCTAAATCAATAGGTGCCGGAGCTGCTACAATTGCTTTAGCCGGAGCTGCTGTCGGTATTGGAAACGTCCTCAGTTCTTTGATTCATTCCGTGGCGCGAAATCCATCATTGGCTAAACAATCATTTGGTTATGCCATTTTGGGCTTTGCTCTCACCGAAGCTATTGCATTGTTTGCCCCAATGATGGCCTTTCTGATCTCATTCGTTTTCCGATCGCATAAAAAGTCATGA
- the rp13 gene encoding rp13: protein MSYISGARSLPDEQVRIASTKMDGIGPKKAIQLRYRLGISGNIKMNELTKYQIDQIEQMIAQDHVVHWELKRGERADIERLISISRYRGIRHQDGSPLRGQRTHTNARTARKQIRK from the coding sequence ATGTCATATATCTCAGGAGCTAGATCACTTCCCGATGAACAAGTAAGAATTGCCTCAACAAAAATGGATGGAATTGGACCGAAAAAAGCCATTCAGCTTCGTTATCGATTAGGTATCAGTGGGAACATCAAGATGAATGAGTTAACTAAGTATCAGATCGACCAAATTGAACAAATGATAGCTCAAGATCATGTTGTTCATTGGGAATTGAAGAGGGGAGAACGAGCAGACATCGAACGATTAATTTCTATTTCTCGTTATCGTGGAATTCGTCATCAAGATGGATCGCCCTTACGCGGTCAACGAACTCATACTAATGCAAGGACTGCTCGCAAGCAAATTCGGAAATGA
- the atp6-1 gene encoding atp6-1 produces the protein MRFLSTDMKDRNMLFAAITTNQPIRSKCSRLPDLHDFFPTNISQNFAITPNLDITPTPERIAGVTIVLQIEEYLGQNESEQGAVNLARTVLGARHRNGETWQGILEDIRAGGGMDNFIQNLPGAYPETPLDQFAIIPIIDLHVGNFYLSFTNEVLYMLLTVVLVVFLFFVVTKKGGGKSVPNAWQSLVELIYDFVLNLVNEQIGGLSGNVKQKFFPRISVTFTFSLFRNPQGMIPFSFTVTSHFLITLALSFSIFIGITIVGFQRHGLHFFSFLLPAGVPLPLAPFLVLLELISYCFRALSLGIRLFANMMAGHSLVKILSGFAWTMLFLNNIFYFIGDLGPLFIVLALTGLELGVAISQAHVSTISICIYLNDATNLHQNESFHN, from the coding sequence ATGAGATTTCTTTCTACGGATATGAAGGATAGAAATATGCTATTTGCTGCTATTACAACGAATCAACCAATTCGTAGTAAGTGTTCCCGTCTTCCCGATCTACATGATTTTTTCCCAACCAACATCTCTCAGAACTTTGCTATAACGCCAAACTTGGATATAACGCCAACGCCTGAGCGAATTGCCGGCGTCACAATAGTTTTACAAATAGAAGAGTATTTGGGCCAAAATGAGTCCGAACAGGGAGCAGTCAATTTAGCTAGAACAGTATTGGGAGCCCGCCACCGAAATGGCGAAACTTGGCAGGGCATATTAGAGGATATTCGGGCGGGTGGTGGTATGGATAATTTTATCCAGAATCTGCCTGGTGCCTACCCGGAAACCCCATTGGATCAATTTGCCATTATCCCAATAATTGATCTTCATGTGGGCAACTTTTATTTATCATTTACAAATGAAGTCTTGTATATGCTGCTCACTGTCGTTTTGGTCGTTTTTCTTTTTTTTGTTGTTACGAAAAAGGGAGGTGGAAAGTCAGTGCCAAATGCATGGCAATCCTTGGTCGAGCTTATTTATGATTTCGTGCTGAACCTGGTAAACGAACAAATAGGTGGTCTTTCCGGAAATGTGAAACAAAAGTTTTTCCCTCGCATCTCGGTCACTTTTACTTTTTCGTTATTTCGTAATCCCCAGGGTATGATACCCTTTAGCTTCACAGTGACAAGTCATTTTCTCATTACTTTGGCTCTTTCATTTTCCATTTTTATAGGCATTACGATCGTTGGATTTCAAAGACATGGGCTTCATTTTTTTAGCTTCTTATTACCTGCGGGAGTCCCACTGCCGTTAGCACCTTTCTTAGTACTCCTTGAGCTAATCTCTTATTGTTTTCGTGCATTAAGCTTAGGAATACGTTTATTTGCTAATATGATGGCCGGTCATAGTTTAGTAAAGATTTTAAGTGGGTTTGCTTGGACTATGCTATTTCTGAATAATATTTTCTATTTCATAGGAGATCTTGGTCCCTTATTTATAGTTCTAGCATTAACCGGTCTGGAATTAGGTGTAGCTATATCACAAGCTCATGTTTCTACGATCTCAATTTGTATTTACTTGAATGATGCTACAAATCTCCATCAAAATGAGTCATTTCATAATTGA